One Alphaproteobacteria bacterium HT1-32 genomic region harbors:
- a CDS encoding alpha/beta fold hydrolase: MMQSLGWLAAVLLAMYLGITLGMYLFQRKLIYRPDVHRSHLSEADLAEASEVTLKTEDHLELNAWYVPPPRADRPVLLYLHGNAGTLADRAARLRHFIAAGFGCLLVDYRGFGGNPGTPTEAGLFMDGLAGLNWLRAEGIAENRIVIYGESLGTAVAVKLASESAVAAVILDAPLTSVPDVAARQYPWLPVHWLVKDRFDSFSRISQVVSPVLVMHGTADSVVPYELGHRLFSAANEPKEFVRFEGGAHMDLYDFGAAAAVAGFVERYAGGQAAHHGHEEQNEYRGKP, encoded by the coding sequence ATGATGCAGTCTCTTGGCTGGCTGGCAGCAGTTCTGCTGGCAATGTACCTCGGCATCACGCTGGGCATGTATCTGTTCCAGCGAAAGCTGATTTATCGCCCTGACGTTCATCGCAGCCACCTCAGTGAAGCGGATCTGGCGGAAGCTTCAGAAGTTACCCTGAAGACAGAAGACCATCTTGAACTGAATGCATGGTACGTACCGCCGCCTCGGGCTGACAGGCCGGTGCTGCTGTATCTTCATGGTAACGCGGGAACGCTGGCGGACCGTGCGGCCAGATTGCGACATTTTATTGCCGCCGGATTTGGCTGCCTGCTGGTTGATTATCGCGGGTTCGGGGGAAATCCGGGGACGCCGACGGAAGCCGGTTTGTTCATGGACGGGCTGGCCGGTCTGAACTGGTTGCGGGCCGAGGGCATTGCCGAGAACCGGATTGTGATCTACGGCGAATCATTGGGGACAGCCGTTGCGGTCAAGCTGGCGTCAGAATCGGCTGTTGCGGCTGTTATTCTGGATGCCCCGCTAACCAGTGTTCCGGATGTTGCTGCGCGCCAGTATCCCTGGCTGCCTGTGCACTGGCTGGTGAAAGACCGCTTTGATTCGTTCAGCCGTATCAGTCAGGTCGTCTCCCCGGTTCTTGTGATGCATGGAACGGCTGATTCTGTTGTTCCATACGAACTTGGCCACCGGCTGTTTTCAGCTGCAAATGAGCCGAAGGAATTTGTCCGTTTTGAAGGCGGGGCGCATATGGACCTCTATGATTTTGGTGCGGCAGCGGCTGTTGCGGGGTTCGTTGAACGCTATGCGGGTGGACAAGCGGCTCACCATGGCCATGAGGAACAGAACGAATATCGCGGAAAACCTTGA
- the tssA gene encoding type VI secretion system protein TssA, translating to MASEPEDKDAGAPEYDDGLVNGRFRPVLEDFLEPVPGDDPAGVSIRYENIYDEIKDARRSDDPSLSQGVWETELKRADWKLVESLCTKVIVEQSKDAQIAVWLTEAWLHRFGFAGFAAGLDLIVKLSERYWDGLHPRIEEGDIEFRVGPYAWLNDRLAVQARLLPITQPSTTDARPYCLNDREGGDRLENLSRRDEGAADQAERGGAVTREKFLTSVALTPGAFFRDLWKDSSKAYEAAEELDDFLDDQAGNDAPSLGRLKDALKQIMLFAQRTMAEKGETPKYDDDDDDDDSTGFHDYSVDEDMEGDISVTDGPITSRAQAYKMLDAAADYLLRAEPHSPTPYLVKRAVTWGRMPLHDLLAELLQDGTDRHQLYKLLGMKMPRGDD from the coding sequence ATGGCCTCAGAGCCCGAAGACAAGGATGCCGGTGCTCCGGAATATGATGATGGCCTTGTAAATGGCCGTTTCCGACCGGTGCTTGAGGATTTTCTGGAGCCGGTTCCGGGCGATGATCCTGCCGGTGTGTCGATCCGGTATGAGAATATTTATGACGAGATCAAGGATGCCCGCCGGTCAGACGACCCCTCATTATCGCAGGGTGTCTGGGAGACTGAACTGAAACGGGCGGACTGGAAGCTCGTTGAATCCCTCTGCACAAAGGTCATTGTCGAGCAGTCAAAAGATGCCCAGATCGCAGTCTGGCTGACCGAAGCCTGGCTGCATCGGTTCGGGTTCGCGGGGTTTGCTGCGGGACTGGATCTGATTGTTAAGTTGTCGGAACGTTATTGGGATGGCCTGCATCCGCGTATCGAAGAAGGCGATATTGAATTTCGTGTCGGGCCTTACGCCTGGCTGAATGACCGGCTGGCTGTTCAGGCGCGTCTGTTGCCGATCACACAGCCGTCGACGACGGATGCCAGACCCTATTGTCTGAATGACCGTGAAGGCGGCGACCGCCTCGAAAACCTGTCGCGCCGGGATGAAGGTGCGGCGGACCAGGCAGAGCGTGGCGGGGCAGTGACCCGCGAGAAATTCCTGACCAGTGTGGCGCTGACGCCGGGCGCTTTCTTCCGCGACCTGTGGAAGGATTCCAGCAAGGCCTATGAAGCCGCCGAGGAACTGGATGATTTCCTTGATGATCAGGCGGGAAATGATGCGCCAAGCCTTGGCCGGCTGAAAGACGCACTGAAGCAGATCATGCTGTTTGCCCAGCGGACCATGGCCGAAAAGGGCGAGACACCAAAATATGATGATGACGACGATGATGATGACAGTACCGGTTTCCACGATTACTCGGTGGATGAGGATATGGAAGGGGATATCTCTGTGACAGATGGCCCGATCACCAGTCGCGCACAGGCCTACAAGATGCTGGATGCCGCGGCTGATTACCTGTTGCGCGCAGAACCGCACAGTCCGACACCTTACCTCGTCAAACGCGCGGTGACCTGGGGGCGGATGCCGTTGCATGACCTGCTGGCAGAGTTGCTGCAGGACGGTACCGACCGGCATCAGCTATATAAACTTCTGGGTATGAAGATGCCCCGCGGAGATGACTGA
- a CDS encoding tetratricopeptide repeat protein yields the protein MKPFVSVFVIPFVIVSMFAVPSFGAGGGGSSDGSGSSNSFSQAFIAAEAAVKAGDYEDAIGKLTRLILDEPENADAYNYLGYSNRKLGRMDQARNWYGKALDIDPRHLGANEYLGELYVQTGEMEKAEAQLDILDGLCFFGCREFDQLKRSIADAKKRAGG from the coding sequence ATGAAGCCGTTCGTCTCCGTTTTCGTCATCCCGTTTGTGATCGTCTCAATGTTTGCTGTTCCGTCGTTCGGTGCGGGCGGTGGTGGCAGTTCTGACGGTTCCGGCAGTTCCAACTCCTTCAGTCAGGCCTTCATTGCAGCAGAAGCAGCGGTGAAGGCCGGAGACTATGAAGATGCCATAGGGAAACTGACCAGGCTGATTCTCGATGAGCCTGAGAATGCAGATGCCTATAATTATCTGGGCTACAGCAACCGGAAACTTGGCCGGATGGATCAGGCCAGAAACTGGTACGGGAAGGCGCTGGATATCGACCCGAGACATCTGGGCGCCAATGAATATCTGGGTGAGCTTTATGTCCAGACAGGTGAAATGGAAAAAGCAGAAGCCCAGCTCGATATTCTCGATGGCCTGTGTTTTTTCGGCTGTCGTGAATTTGATCAGCTGAAGCGTTCGATAGCGGACGCGAAAAAGCGGGCCGGGGGCTGA